Within the Flavobacterium sp. CG_23.5 genome, the region AATGAATCGTTTCTTTTCATTGCCGATTTGCACTCGATCACGCAAATAAAAAACGGCGAAACATTAAGAACAAATACCTACAGCACCGCTGCTGCTTGGCTTGCCTGTGGTTTAGATGTAAATAAAGTGGTTTTTTACAGACAATCGGATGTGCCTCAAACGGCGGAATTATCCTGGTATTTGAGTTGTTTTTTCCCTTTTCAACGTTTGACATTGGCACATTCATTCAAGGATAAAGCGGATAGACTGGAAGATGTTAATGCCGGTTTGTTTTCGTATCCAATGCTAATGGCTGCCGATATTTTATTATACGATGCAAATTTTGTTCCCGTGGGGAAAGACCAGTTGCAACACCTTGAAATCACTCGCGATGTAGCATCTCGTTTCAACCACCAAATGGGAGAAACTTTTGTAATTCCCGAAGCGATAATACAAAAAGACGGCATGCTTATTCCCGGTACCAATGGAGGAAAAATGAGTAAATCAGCAAATAATATCATCAATATTTTCCTTGATGATAAGTCCTTACGCAAACAAGTGATGAGCATCGAAACCGACAGCACGCCACTGGAAGATCCTAAAAATCCGGAAACGTGTAATGCATTTGCGATTTATAAATTATTAGCCAATGAAGAACAAATAGCCAGAATGACTGCCAATTACCTTGGTGGATATTACGGTTACGGTCACGCCAAACAAGCTTTGTTTGAATTAATCACGGAGACCTTCAAAACCGAAAGAGAGAAATACAATTACTACATGAATAACCTTCCTGAGGTCGATGCTTTACTAAAAATTGGTGCTGGGAAAGCTTCGGCTGTAGCTAATGGCGTTTTAGCAAGAGTGAGAGATAAATTAGGATTTGAGGTGTAATAATCTATTTTTAAAACATGGAAGTCATTTAAGTTTTTTATAGTTTTATTACTATTTCACAAAAGCTTAAATGACTTATATGTTAAAATCATATTTATAGCAATCCCTTTTTAGTTCAAAGACTGGAAAGGGATTTTTTTTTAAAATATCACTAAAAGTGGGTATTTCTTATAAGATTTACAATCCATATTTTTGGTAAAGACTATTTAAAAAAATAGCACTAACTTTAAATCATAAAACTATGAAACAAAGCACAAAGCACAAAGCACAAAGCACAAAGCTACATTAGCAAATTTATTCTTTTTGTTTTAGCAATAACGTTTAGCAATTGCCAAGTAGAGGAAGAACTCCTTGAAAATAAAGAGCAACACAATGCTATTGATAAAGACAAAATTTCGCTTGTTCAATTCAAAAACGAAACAAAGCTCAATCCCAAGCAAATGCAATCCAATACAGCAGCTAAAAAAAACAATACAGCTAAAGAAACCATGCGCTTTTCTGATTTTATAATTGATACGCTGGCAATAAAAAAACACGTTAGTGAAACTAATAAAACGACTTATACTTTTCGTATTTACCCATTGACAACAGTAGCGCAACCAAATGAAATATATAATCTTGTATATCATAAAGTCAACAATTCATGGGAAACCTCCATTTTTTACTTAAAGAAATTCCCGAAAAGTGATACTAAACAAAAAATATTTGAAAAAATAGAACGGATATATGAAGGAACCGTCGCTAATTCTTTGACATCAAAAACTACTAGTTTAGAAATGTGTACTTTTGAAACTACTAGTTATCACTGTACAAATAGCGGAGAGTGCAGTAGAACTGGCATCTGTGATTTATGTTATTTATGCACAAGCACAACCATAACTTATGAATCTTGTGCCAGCGGAGGAGGTAGTGGCGGCGGAGGGTCGTCTGACCCAGGCAATACTTCTGATGGCGGAGGCACAGCGGATCCTTATGCTTACGCACCTAATTTTTATGACAATCCTGTATATGACGACCCAAACTATATTAATGCAGTAAAGAGGTCGTATGTTTGGACTAATTTAGGAGATGCAGCACAAGGTTTTTTTGCCAGTAATCAAGATAATATGAATGCTTTTAATCAAATTATTCAATATCAAATCGATGAAAATTGGTCGGACGAAAGTTGTGTTTTTGCACAAGAAATGTTTAATTATTTATCTGGAAATAGTTTTAACGGGATTATTGTTCCTGCAATTAATCAATTTGTTAAAGAAATGATTAATTCAATGGTAAATAATTATGGCTATTCTTCTGACGGATTTATGGGGGACACTGATTACGATAACATTGATTATTCTGGCCCTAAACAGTTGATTCCAAAGAGTATTATTCTGAACGATGGTTCTACACTAATAATAAGCTTTGGAACCACTCAAAGCGACAATAAAAATTCAAACAATGAGGTTGCTGTAGATTTAGTTAATAGTATAAAATTTGCAATAAATTTAGCAAATAGCAACCTAGAAAATTCTAATAAAATAACCTCAATATATATTGCTGCCACAACAAATGGCACTCATTCCTCTACAAGTAATCATACAAGAGGCACTGCGGTTGACATAAGTAGAATAAATGGCACAAAAATGATTAATTTAGGTAATAATATTCAAGTTAAAGCCCTGCAAGATGCTTTTGATAACTATCCGTCAATCAGAGAGAATTTCGGACCTTCTTTTAAACACAAGACATTTCCTAACGGATCTGTAAATCTGAATTGGCCTATTGGCGGTCACCAAGACCACATTCATGTATCAGTTCAAAGTTATTAATCCTTAAAATACAATTATGAAAAATATTATTTTACTATTATCTATAATGACAGTTTTAAGTTGTAAATCTCAAAACTTTGAAGCTAAAGAAGTAAACAATTTAGAATTAAATAATTTAATTGGAAATATAAGTTATTTTAAATCTTACGCTTTAACTGATAATTTAATCAATATCGTTATCACAAAAAACGAGGTAGGAAGCGCAAAAAATGAAGAATCAGGTGAAGTTTCCAATAATTTGTATTTATCTAAATGCGAATTTGGAGAACTGCCAATTTGCAAATTATATTTATTGGAGAATTTTATCAATATAAATATTGTAAAAGTATATGAGGATAAAAAAAACATTAAAATTGATATTACATCTGGAAATTTTAATCAGCGTAAATCATATACAATTTTAATCTCACTAAATTAATATATTGAATATTAGGTTTAATAGTCCAAAATAGTTGATGAAACCCTTTCTGGGTACTATTAAATATAATGTTCCAAAAAGTTGATTGATATCCGTTTCAATCAACTTTTTTTAATTTAAATAAATTCAAAAAAAAGTGTAACCCACCGTGTAAAATTCAACTGATAACCCAGATATTTCTCTACATTCTATGATAAAAACAAGCGAAAATTACAATATTAGGTTATATAAATGTTGGTATTAAATTGAGAGTACTAGAATTTGGTATAAAACAAAGGAAATTAATTGAATTATTAGTGAATAAAGTAACTGGCAAAATTTGCTGTGTCTCAGTAAAAAATATTAAAAATAAATAATTATGGAAAAGATTTTGGAAGTAGTCGTAAGTTTAATACCTCGCCTAATGGAGGCGTTAAATCGATAAGAATTTGGATTTTAAATTAAAAAGTATGAAAAAGTTAATGTTTTCTCTGATTTTTCTATCAAATTTAATTTCTTATTCCCAAGAAATAAGAAATACAGATAGATTCTTTTTTAATAGTCAAAAATATAATTATTTACATTTTAGTTGGGGTCAGAGTAGCTACAGCAAACCATTTAAAATAATTGTCTGTTCTTCTAAAGATTTAAAAACTATAGAAACTAATTTAAGAATATGCCAAAAATTTAAATTAGAATATACAGATTATTATATTTTATCTCTAACAGATATCTCTACAAGCCACCAATGTATTAAGATAATTAAAGCTTTTCTGAATACAGTAGATAAAAAGCGAATAGGTGCAAATCTCTCAAGAGTAATAGTGAGAAAAAAAATGGAAGATAAAACTAATTCAAATCAGAAAATTGAATATTTTGTGGACGTTTCTAAAACTGCTTGCCTAAATGATGTTGAAGATTTATATATAAATGTTGAGCCTAAATCATTATGTAATGCTATTAGAGGTTTGACCCATTTCTAAAATTATTTAATAAACAACCCGACTGCTCCAATATTCACTAAATTTCTCTTATACGGATAGCGCATTCTATGATAAAAAACAAGAAAAAATGTAAAATTTAACAGGCAAATTTATGTGTATTTATGTAGGGAGTGCATCATATCTTCGAATAAAAGGAAGATATGATGCTGAAAGTAGTGGTCGTACTGTAAATGGACAAACCATAATAGGAAAACCTTGTAATTAAGATAATATGAAAAAAAATATTTATATAGTTAGTTTGTTGCTTATTATTTATGGCTGTTCTTCTGCAAATAAGGAAATTGCTCCTATAAATGCATATTTAAAAGAGGCCATAAAAACTAACGATACCATCGTCATTATTACAAACAAAATTAATAATAATTACACATTGAATTTGTGGAAGGATAGAGTAAATATTGATGTAAATCATAATAATTTAGAAAATAGTCTTGATGAAAATCCAAGAATTTATGAAGAGAAATATTGGAATGAAATGAATGAAAAATACCGAAATCATAATACTGATTCTTTGTGGTTGGGAAACTCACTATGGAAACAAAAAGATTTTAAAAATTTAAAAGTTAAAATGATGACCGAAAAGGTTTTTCCAAAACCCTATATATATAATGAATATATGGGTAAAATCCCAGAACGATCTGCTTTTTCATTCTCAGAGCCAATGATCTACAAAAAAATATATGCTGTTTTTGCAATTTCAGAAACAACAACAGGGCGACAATTTATAAATCCGAGGTCATTTGTAATTATGAAAAAGAAAAAAGGCGAATGGATATTCGTTAAAGAAATAACTGACGGGGCTTACTATTAAAACTGTAACAGCGGGAATATATCTATTTAGAACTACCCTGTAATTAAAATCTATATCATGAAAAACATAATAATATACTTATCGCTATGCATCGCCTCTACTAATTATTCGCAAACTAAAAGTACTTTAAAAAAAGATGAAAAAGAAAAGCTTGAAGCCATCAATGATTATTTTATAACAATTGTAAAAGATAGTAATAGAGTAGTATTCATTGCCCAAGAAAAACTCAATTCTAATTTAACATTAGAAATTTTTAAACAAAATTTCATTCAAGCTATTGATTTAAAAGGAAATATAGAACCGGACACACATTTATTTAACGAAAAAGACTGGAAAAAATTTAAAAAACAAAATCAGGATCCACCTATCCAAGATAATAGAATTTGGGATACCCATAAATATTGGGGCAAAAATGATTTTAGCCACAGTCAACTTATTTTTGAAAGTATGAACACAAAAACAGGGATAGAATTAATAATTGAGAAGTACGATAAATCAGATGTTTGTATATATAGTTTTTCTGAACCTATGTATTATCTAAACAAAAAACATCTAATTTTCACAAATTTAAAAATTTGCATATCAGGCGGAAGTAAATTTGTTGTTATTATGAAAAAAATAAAAGGCAAATGGATCCGAACCCATGAAGCTTTCAATCCAAATGAGACATATTAGAAGAATGAGTATTAAGAAGACTGCTAATTCGCAGATAATTTAAAAATCAGATAATTAGCAGTATTATTATGTTAAAATCATATAGCCTCAAACAATTTCCCCGGCAATGGCCTAATAACTCCTTTCAATTCCATATTCAACAGCATTCCTGAGATTTTATAAATAGGGAAATCACAACGCAAAGCGATAATATCCATCAATTCTTTGCCGGTTTTTAGAAGAAAATCATAGACTTTTTGTTCGTCATCGTCAAGAGAGACAAACAATTGTTTTTGCACGGGTTTCATTTCCTTTTCAAGATCCCAATTCAGGATATAAACCAAATCAGCAGCGCTGGTCAGCACATTTGCTTTCTGGGTTTTGATTAAGTTGTTACAGCCTTGACTGTACTTGTCGGTTACGCGTCCCGGAACGGCGAAAACATCGCGGTTGTAATCGTTGGCCATGTTGGCGGTAATTAACGATCCGCCTCTATCCGCTGATTCTATTACGATGGTTGCTTCGGTCATTCCTGCAACGATTCTGTTTCTTCGAACAAAATTTTCTTTATCGGGATTCGAGGAACTCCAAAACTCGGTCATAAAACCGCCGTTTTGCTCGACCTTGGCGACGTATTTTTTATGGGTTTTAGGATAAATTTGGTTCAAACCATGCGCCACCACTCCTATCGTTTGCAGATTATGTTCCATCGCCAATTGATGTGCCACGATATCAACGCCATAAGCAAATCCGCTTACGATTACCGGATCAAGCGGTGCCAAATCTTCAATCAGTTTTCGGCAGAACTCCATTCCGTAAGACGTGATTTGGCGCGTTCCCACAATACTGATTATCTTTTTATTTTTTAAATTGATATTCCCCGATGTAAACAACAAAACGGGACCATCGATGCAATGTTTTAAGCGCTCCGGATAATTCTCATCCTGAAAATAGGCCACATTAATATCGTTCGCTTTTATAAACTCCAGCTCCTGACTGGCTTTTGTGAAAACAGATTGGTCTTTTAGATTTTTTAGTAAAATCGAACCAACGCCATCGATAGCGGCAAGCTGTGACGCTTTGGCTTTGAAAACCGCTTCGGCGCTTCCCAAATGAGTCAATAGTTTTTTGGCCATAATATCGCCAACTCC harbors:
- the trpS gene encoding tryptophan--tRNA ligase, which translates into the protein MAKILTGVQSTGTPHLGNLLGAIIPAIALSNNPKNESFLFIADLHSITQIKNGETLRTNTYSTAAAWLACGLDVNKVVFYRQSDVPQTAELSWYLSCFFPFQRLTLAHSFKDKADRLEDVNAGLFSYPMLMAADILLYDANFVPVGKDQLQHLEITRDVASRFNHQMGETFVIPEAIIQKDGMLIPGTNGGKMSKSANNIINIFLDDKSLRKQVMSIETDSTPLEDPKNPETCNAFAIYKLLANEEQIARMTANYLGGYYGYGHAKQALFELITETFKTEREKYNYYMNNLPEVDALLKIGAGKASAVANGVLARVRDKLGFEV
- the dprA gene encoding DNA-processing protein DprA; the protein is MLEQDLFHLLALQRVEGVGDIMAKKLLTHLGSAEAVFKAKASQLAAIDGVGSILLKNLKDQSVFTKASQELEFIKANDINVAYFQDENYPERLKHCIDGPVLLFTSGNINLKNKKIISIVGTRQITSYGMEFCRKLIEDLAPLDPVIVSGFAYGVDIVAHQLAMEHNLQTIGVVAHGLNQIYPKTHKKYVAKVEQNGGFMTEFWSSSNPDKENFVRRNRIVAGMTEATIVIESADRGGSLITANMANDYNRDVFAVPGRVTDKYSQGCNNLIKTQKANVLTSAADLVYILNWDLEKEMKPVQKQLFVSLDDDEQKVYDFLLKTGKELMDIIALRCDFPIYKISGMLLNMELKGVIRPLPGKLFEAI